Genomic DNA from Paenibacillus borealis:
CTAAAACAGAATTATATCCGCATTGGACGATGTCTGCATCTTCTCTTTCTGATACGCTAAGAAGTTTTTCGAACATATCAATTTCTATCCAGTCGTCACTATCGACAAAACCAATATAATTTCCAGTAGCCACGTTTAGACCAGCATTTCTTGCTGAACTTAAACCTCCATTCTTTTTATGAATTACTTTAATCCTATTATCTTGATTTGCATAGCTATCACATATACGTCCGCAATTATCTGGCGAACCATCATCCACCAAAATTATTTCAAGATTCCTATAAGTTTGATAAATGATACTATCAATACATTTTTTTATAAATTGTTCAACATTATATATAGGAACAATAATACTTATTAAAGGTTTCAAGTACTCCATCCCTTCTTATATTCATTTCACATAATATAACTAAACATCTTATTAAGGTTTTAGATATATGAATCTTTTGCTATTCCCACTCCGATTTATTTCTAATCAACGCAATTTAGTTATAAAAATTCTTCTAATATACTTCATCCAATAAAATACACGTAAAAAAATATAAAATTTATTTTTTATAATGAATTCTTGCTTTAATTCTTTAATATTCTTTAAATTACCCAAATACATACCTTTCAGATTTGCCGATAGTCCACTAAATCCAAAACCTGGCTTACCATTACCGTAGTAAACCATTTGTATAGGCAGATGATAATAATTATAATTAGTGCATATCTTCAAGAAATAATTTCCGTCTTCAGCGTACTGCTGAGTTTCATCATATCCGCCAATCTGTTCAAAGATATTTCTTTTAAAAATCGCAACAGAAGTCTGAGGGAACATTTTGATGCAAATATCATTTACATTTGCCTTATAAAGCCCTTCAATTCGTCTCCATAATATCTTTAGCCCTTTGTCATCTATATCTCCACCCAAAAAGTCAATCTCAGGGTGTTTCTGTATAGTATTCATCTGTATTTCAATTTTCTCTGGTAACCAATCGTCATCTGAATCTAGAAGAGCGATCCATTCTCCCTTAGCTTCTCCCATACCGATGTTACGAGCTGTTGAAACCCCTCCATTGGGCTTATCTATAAGGATGATTGGCATTCCCCTATTTTCATTAGCATAACTCTCAACCAAATTGAACGAGTTATCAGTAGACCCATCATTAACGACTAATATTTCTAGGATATAATTAAATGCAGTTTGATTTTTTATGGAATCTAGTGTATTAGTAATTGTCTCACTACTGTTATACATCGGAATTACCACAGATATTTTCATATAATTCACCTTTTTATGATTTCATGTTTATATATTAAAACAGTACCCTTCAACCCTTTTTAACTGCTTTCCATACATTTAAGGAATCATCCCATTTTTTAATGACCCTTGCAGGTGCACCAGCGACTATACAATTATTAGGTATATCTCTGTTAACCACAGAATTGGCACCTATTATACAGCCATCTCCAATATTAACCCCTAAAAGTATACAAGCATTTTCGCCTATCCAAACATTATTTCCAATACTAACTGGTTTAGTATACAGAGGTCTATCATCTGGTGGAACATCTGGCCTTGAATCAATATCAAAATTAATATATTCACCGTGACTGGTATCACTAATAAATATCTTGGAAGCCATCAAACAATTATCGCCAATTATAACCCTTTCACTTGCAACGATATGAACATAATCGCCAATTTTGCAGTTTTCCCCTAAAATAAGTTTTTTCGATGTTTTATCGGTCACTTCACCAAGCAAATCAAATCTGCAATTATATCCTGTAGTAAGTCCTTGAGCAAATTGCAGCCTTGACTTACCACGGCAATAAAATGGCCGTCTGATTAATCGAGCCCCTCTATAAAACAACTTGGTACATATCAATGCAAATGCGGTTGATATCGTCTCAGAAAGTGAATATATATTTTTCATAGACTACCTCCGTCACTCTGCTATAGCCCTACTACAAAATATCCTTTACTATCTGCACCCGAAATAATTGTTTCAAGCCAACTGTGTAAACTGTATTTTTCATAAATCTGTTCATCAATAGGTTCATACTCATGTTTCAGAAATGTTTCTATAGCGTTCAAATCATATTCTTCCACTACCAGGATATTTTTTTCGTTATAAAAATCATACTTCTTAACATTCGTGTTTGTTGTGATCAATTTTCTTTTTGCACCAAGCGTTTCAATCGTTCTCATCGTTAAACCGCTTTGTTGATTATGTTGTATATCAAACACTGTATTTGATTTCTTTAGAATTTCTATATTTTCCTTTTCTGACAGCGGTATGAATTTAAATTCACTACTTCTTGCTCCTTTAAACGCAGATAAACAAGCTTTATTGTAGAAATATTGCAACTTGTTCAAAAACATATAAGAGAAGATACGAACTCCATTAGACTCTAATCGCGGGAACAATTCCTTCAATATGATATAGCGATTTGGATGGGCCGTACATACACTTACGATGTCGTAAAGCCTTTTACCAACGACTTCCTCGCCTACATTCTCATATGTCTTACCATAGAAAAGCGGCAAAAAACTTAATCCTTCCAAATTGTCACAATCATCAGAATCAAAAGAATAAGCTCGATCGAAGAGAGGGATCAGATCTTTACTGTTAGGATACAGTGTTAATGAATCCCACATATACAAAATAAATCTGGCATCTTTTTGACTGTCTTTTAATTTCCGAATCATTATTGGTGTAAACACTTTACAGTTAACGATGAATATTATATCGTAGCTTTTGTTTTGAGTCTCAGCCATGATTTTATCAAAATACTTCTGAATGAGAGAGTTCATCAAACTTCTTTTGATTTTGATTAACCCTTTCGTTAATGCACTTTCACTGGGTCTGTCATTATAATAATCAACAGAGCATCCCTGTTCCTCGAACTCCGCTATGATCTGTTTATAATATCCAAAAAACGGGGTGCCAATATATAGAACATTCTTTCTCATCTGAGTCTAACCCTCAACTTGAACCAACATTCCTGTTGACTTCATTTCCTTAAGTGAAAATTCAAAACGATCATTGGATTTCTCAAGCTTATTTCCTTCCTCTTGTCCTTTAACCCATGCAGTAAATTCCTCCATACCCTTTTCAAAGGTAAAAGACGGTTTGAAATCAGATAGTTGTTGCGCTCTGCTAATATCAGCAATATTGTGTCTGATATCACCAATTCGGAAGTCACCGGAAATCTTTATATCCGAGTTAGATTCATATAATTGCTTCAATGTTTCTGCAACTTGGATTACAGAAATATTCTCACCACTGCCTACATTAATATATTGATTATTAGTCAACTCATTCTCAAGTGCATCACATGTAATTGCAGCTACATCACTAACGTGGATAAAGTCTCTGCTTTCGTTACCATCTTCAAAGATGTTAATGTTCTGATTCTGTAATAATAACTTTGAGAAAATAGAAAGGATTCCTGTATAGGGGTTAGTAAGAGATTGTCCTGCTCCATATACGTTTTGATATCTAAAGATTGTGAATGGAATCTCCATTGTTGGGCACATAACTTCTAACATTTTTTCTTGTGCAAGTTTAGTATATGCATAGTAGGAAATTGGAGCTAATGAACACTCCTCAGATGTTTTGCATAGTTCGACTTCGCGCCCACATATAGGGCACTTCACTTCGAAGTCCAAGTTCAACATGTCATCAACTTTCCTTGATTTTGGTACAACACTACCATGTTCTTTACACGTGTACATACCTTCACCATATACGGAACGAGATGAAGATAGAATAATTTTCTTAATAGGTAACTTATTTTTCAGGATAGCTTCAAGTAGATTAGAAGTTCCCTTGATATTAACATCAGTATATCTATTAATTTCGTACATAGATTGTCCCGTACCAGTTTCCGCAGCAAGATGTATTATATAATCGACGTCTTCCAACGCTAACAGTATATCTTCATAGTTACGCACATCGCCTTTAATTACCGTACATTTCTCTTTAATGTTTTGATATAAAAACGATTCTTCGTAGTGCTCACCATGAATTTGTGGTGAGAAATTATCCAGAACAACAATATCATAATCCCTATAAAGCCTGTCGATGATTTTACTCCCAATAAAACCTGAACCACCTGTAATAAGTAACTTTTTCACTTATAATTACTTCCCTTCAGTATTATCTAAGTTTATACTGTTCTACTTCTATTCTAATCCCTCACTAAAGGGCATTGGATTATAGCTGAATCTTTACTTACATCTTCATGAGAGAAACTCCGATTCTCTCCCATTTTAGACTCTTACTATATAATCATCTATGCCTAATATAACTACTTTATAGACTTAGTTAAAAACACACCAATTACGAAGGAATATTAATAAAAACCGTCTTTTCATTTAAATTATCACTTTTTAGTTTTAGAGCACCAGTCATTAAATACCGGCTGAATTAAGCTGCATCCCTTATCATTCATAGGAAGAGCACTGGCTTGGGGCCTCAGACCTCATTACATCTCTCTACTCTCTAAATTTCCAGGTCCTCCCTCGACGATTCCGTCACTCTTCAACACACTTATTGCTGTTACAAAAAAACATCTCAAATCCATGAAGAATCCCATTTTCCGAACGTACTCCCCATCTAAGCGAGCTTTAGTGAAAATCTCCAACTCATCCCTCCCATTAACCTGCGCCCATCCCGTTAATCCAGGTTTGATATCATTCGCACCATACTTATCACGTTCAGCAATTAGATCATACTGATTCCACAGCGCCGGACGAGGGCCAATAATACTCATTTCAGCTTTGAGAATATTTATAATTTGAGGAAGTTCATCCAAGCTTGTCCTCCTGAGAAATTTCCCAACTTTAGTGATAAAAAAATCCGGATCTTGTAACAGATGCGTAGGCATCTCTGCCGGAGTATCTGTGCGCATTGTTCTGAACTTGAGAATATAGAATTCTTTCTTGTTCTTCCCCAACCGCTTTTGACGGAATAAGACAGGACCTTTAGATGTTGACTTGATCAGAATAGCGATAATCAAGAAAAAAGGCCATAACAGGAGCATTCCAATTAGAGCCAATGCAAAGTCTAAAGTTTGTTTGATACAAATATACGGCTTCATACGCTCACCATGTCCTTAGGATACTATGGTCACCGCTATCGTTACCTGAGATAAATGAGGGCAGCGGTGAACCACGTTTCTAATATTGATGATTCTCTGAACTTCTAATTCATAAAAGATTTAGCTCCGGCTATACCGCCCTGAAGAGATGCTTCAAATGCATCTTTATACTGCTGAATGATAGCTGTGCTATATCCATTATTGTTTAGTTTTTGTTCAGCGTCAGCGATTATACTATTGAAAGAAGCTCTAAAGGATGATATCTGCTGTTTCCCTTTGGCTATAATACTTTCTCTGGTCGCATCATCTTTCGCACTTAAATATTCGCCTAAGGTTCCCATTAGAGTAGATGCACTTTGCGACTCTAATGCATTCAACTTCGCTTCTGTTGCGCTTGTAATAGACTCGTAGGAAACCTTACCCGAACCTGTTCCCGCCGATCCTGAACCTGCTCCATTTGCATCAGCAGTTGCTGTCGGTGCTGTACTTGCAGTTGGACTCGATCCGTTGCTGTTTGAATTCACATTAGCATTATTTTCTTCATAACTCTTAGAGTTGGCAGTAATAGTCTTCGTCTTCTGATCCCAGCTAATGGAATTCCCCACAGATTCCGATAAGAATCTTAGTGGTACATATATGGAACCGTTCAACAGATAACTGGATTGACCTTTGGGTAAAGCTTTATTATTCCCGTTAAATACATAACTTGCATTTACGTTGTTCAAAGAAATATTCTTAGCTCTAAAAGAAGAATCATTAGTAACATTCATTAAATATTCTTTAATTACGACCATTTCCGAACTACTTGGCTCTGCTACTGTTACCTTAAGATTCTTAGCATCCCAGCTTACGCTCTTCTGCAGTGCATAAGACATGAACCTTAGAGGAACATAGGTAGTGTTATTGTACATAAACACATATTGTCCTGCCGGTGGCTGCATAACCACACCATCAAAGATTAACTTCACATCTATATTCTGCACTTTAATTGTATTTGAAGCCTTTGTAGTTACTGTAGAAGCAGTTACTGCAGAAACAGCAGCTGAAGCCGATATAGGCGCCGATGCTGTTAATGGTGCTGATCCTATTAACGCTACTGTCAGTAGAGCTGCTGCGGGAATTTTCACCTTAAACAAGATCATTCACTTCCTTTTTCTTGTGCTTTGAGTTGTTCTTCTTCAGCAAGTATTTGATCGCGCGTCTTGCCTTGACTAACACCGTATTTCTTGGCGACTTTTGAGAGCTCGTTATATTGTTCTTCGGAGACTTTACCAAGAATAATACTGCGCGCTTCCCGCTTTTCTTCATTAGTTAGTCCGCCTTTGGCTAACTCTTGCAATCTCTTAATATCAGATACACTCAACTGTTGTGCTACTATTGACGCTACATTAGCTTTATCTGTAATCGAAACGTTGTCTTGAACTTCTTTAGCCTTATCCGTTGAGATATGAGCAATCCCATCCACACCCTCTGGCGTTGGAGCTGGATTATTTGCTGGCTTAGTTGTACTGACAGCCGTTTGTTCTCCGGCAGCCGTAGAAGCTGGTGTGCTGTCTGGTGATGTTGTTGTTGTCAGATCAACAGCATCGGTTGGCTCAGCAGACGGATCACTCTCTGCTACTGTAGGCTCAACAATCTGCCCCTGAGGTACATTACCAGTATCGTCTGCCTCTACATCAAATCCATCAGCCATAGAATTCATCAGCTTATCAACAGCATAATTGGCAGCGAATAATCCGCCAACTCCCAACACCACGATGACCGACAGCGTCCAGATCAATACTTTCTTCCATCTTTTCACTTCAGGTACCTCCGAATCTCTAATTAGCTAATGGCCGCCTGGATCACAGGTTGCATTGGCACGATCTGATTAATGACTTCACGAATGGCTTCTCCGTCTTCAGCTATAACACGTTCCAGCCGTTTGAATTCCAGCTCCATTTGACTCTGACTAATGACATTAGGTCTGCCTATGAAAATCCGGTCATGCTGTGTAGAACCCAGATTCTCTTCATCTGTCAACAGTTCTTCATATAACTTCTCGCCTTCACGAATACCTGAGAAGGTGATGTCAATATCTTTGTAGGGCTCGTATCCGGACAATGTAATTAAATCCTCGGCTAGTGTAAGAATTTTTACCGGTTCACCCATATCTAGCACAAAGACTTCGCCGCCCTTTGCAAAGGAACCCGATTGAATCACTAATTGAACCGCTTCAGGTATCGTCATGAAGTATCGAACCATCTCAGGATGCGTAACTGTGACCGGTCCTCCGGCAGCAATCTGCTGCTTGAACGCCGGTATTACGCTTCCACGGCTGCCTAGTACGTTACCGAAACGAACTGCCGAGAACTTGGTTGGGCTAGTTACGTTAAGACTCTGAACATACATCTCAGCGATTCGTTTCGTTGCTCCCATGACACTGGTAGGATTAACCGCCTTATCCGATGAGATCAGCACAAAACGTTCTGCACCGTATTTGTCTGCACAGTCTGCCACGTTACGCGTGCCGAAGACATTATTCTTAATCGCCTCAGAAGGGTTACGCTCCATTAAGGGAACGTGCTTATGTGCTGCCGCATGAAAGACGACCTGCGGCTTGTGGCTCTGGAATATATCCATCAGCCTTGTACGATCTTGAACATCGGCAATAATCGTCACAATATTCAGATAAGGGAAGCTCTTGCGCAGCTCCATCTCTATGGTATAAATACTGTTCTCCCCATGTCCAAGGATCAGCAGCTTGTCCGGTGCAAACGGAGAGATCTGGCGGCATAGCTCTGACCCAATAGAACCTCCTGCTCCCGTAACAAGTACGGTCTTGTTATGGACATAACCCAGGATACTGTTCATGTCGGCTACTATAGGCTCACGGCCCAGCAGATCTTCTACACTGACATCCCGCAGCTTCTTGACAGAGATTTTGCCGGCAATCAAATCATTCAAAGCAGGGATAATCTTCAGCTTCGCTCCTGTTGCCTTGGAGAGATTAATAATCTCAGATATTTCTGTTTTGGAGACGGAAGGCATAGCAATAATAATCTCATGGATCTCCTTCTCCTTCACAATCCTTGGAATATCGTAACGGTTGCCAAGCACAGGGACTCCTAATATTGTCAGGTGATATTTATCTGAACTGTCATCTATGAATCCCACCAGCCGTGTATGAGCGAATGAAGGCCCCATCATTTCCCTGGCAATCAATATTCCGCAGTCCCCGGCTCCCACAATAAGTGTGTGGATTTCCGTATCCTTATTGCTAATCCGGTCATTGCGGAACACTCTCCAGATAAACCGCACTCCGCCTACCAACAGTAGAATCGTCTCCACCGAACGTACCTCTATGCTTAAGGGAACCCGCTGGGGCAGAATAAAGAAAGCTACCGAGTATGAGATTACGGCTCCTACCACAATAGCTTTGAGTACCGATATGATCTCGCCAATACTGGCATATTGCCACATTCTGCGGTACAGCCCGAAATACACCAGACTTCCCCCGAAGGCAACAGTCGAAATCACACCGAATACGATCATCTGGACAACATATTCCTGAGGAATATGGTTAGTGAACCGGAATAGATAGGAAGTCACGATACTGAACCATATGATTGTGATATCGATCAGAAATAATACCAACACTCTGGTTTTCGCTGTCATTTTCAGTGCCTCCAAAAATAACAATTTTCTCTACGTGACAAGTCAATTGCCATAATAGTAATAATAGTAGCCTTCGCTAGCTTTACGTTTAACATTATTCAGTACTACGCCAAGCATTCTTGCCCCTACCCGGTCCAGACCTGCCTTTGCCTTAATGGCAATATCCCGCTTAACCTTGCCATAACTCACGACCATAATGACACCATCGCTCTTGGAGGCCACAATCTGTGCATCTGTAACTGCCAATAGTGGTGGCGTATCAATCAGAATAACATCGAATAGATGGCGTAACTCCTGCAGAACAGCACTCATGCGATTGGACGCCATCATCTCTGCCGGATTCGGCGGAATAGGACCAGAAGTCATTAAGGAGAGGTTATGCACTCCTGATTCTTGGATCACCTCAGACAGTTCAGCCTGTTGGGATAATAATGAAGACAATCCGTAACGGTTACTGAGCGAAAAAGTCTTGTGTGCGGTAGGTTTACGTAAGTCACCGTCAATGAGCAGCACCTTCTTATCCGCTTGAGCATAGGCAGCGGCAAGGTTAGCTGTCACTGTAGACTTCCCTTCCTCCGGTCCGGAAGAAGTGACCATGATGACCTGAATCCGTTCGTCTACTGAGGAGAAATCAATATTCGTGCGCAGTGCCCGAAAAGCTTCAGATACAGGCGAGCGGGGATTCGTCACGGTAATCAGATG
This window encodes:
- a CDS encoding glycosyltransferase family 2 protein, which codes for MKISVVIPMYNSSETITNTLDSIKNQTAFNYILEILVVNDGSTDNSFNLVESYANENRGMPIILIDKPNGGVSTARNIGMGEAKGEWIALLDSDDDWLPEKIEIQMNTIQKHPEIDFLGGDIDDKGLKILWRRIEGLYKANVNDICIKMFPQTSVAIFKRNIFEQIGGYDETQQYAEDGNYFLKICTNYNYYHLPIQMVYYGNGKPGFGFSGLSANLKGMYLGNLKNIKELKQEFIIKNKFYIFLRVFYWMKYIRRIFITKLR
- a CDS encoding DapH/DapD/GlmU-related protein translates to MKNIYSLSETISTAFALICTKLFYRGARLIRRPFYCRGKSRLQFAQGLTTGYNCRFDLLGEVTDKTSKKLILGENCKIGDYVHIVASERVIIGDNCLMASKIFISDTSHGEYINFDIDSRPDVPPDDRPLYTKPVSIGNNVWIGENACILLGVNIGDGCIIGANSVVNRDIPNNCIVAGAPARVIKKWDDSLNVWKAVKKG
- a CDS encoding NAD-dependent epimerase/dehydratase family protein; this encodes MKKLLITGGSGFIGSKIIDRLYRDYDIVVLDNFSPQIHGEHYEESFLYQNIKEKCTVIKGDVRNYEDILLALEDVDYIIHLAAETGTGQSMYEINRYTDVNIKGTSNLLEAILKNKLPIKKIILSSSRSVYGEGMYTCKEHGSVVPKSRKVDDMLNLDFEVKCPICGREVELCKTSEECSLAPISYYAYTKLAQEKMLEVMCPTMEIPFTIFRYQNVYGAGQSLTNPYTGILSIFSKLLLQNQNINIFEDGNESRDFIHVSDVAAITCDALENELTNNQYINVGSGENISVIQVAETLKQLYESNSDIKISGDFRIGDIRHNIADISRAQQLSDFKPSFTFEKGMEEFTAWVKGQEEGNKLEKSNDRFEFSLKEMKSTGMLVQVEG
- a CDS encoding sugar transferase, which translates into the protein MKPYICIKQTLDFALALIGMLLLWPFFLIIAILIKSTSKGPVLFRQKRLGKNKKEFYILKFRTMRTDTPAEMPTHLLQDPDFFITKVGKFLRRTSLDELPQIINILKAEMSIIGPRPALWNQYDLIAERDKYGANDIKPGLTGWAQVNGRDELEIFTKARLDGEYVRKMGFFMDLRCFFVTAISVLKSDGIVEGGPGNLESREM
- a CDS encoding stalk domain-containing protein codes for the protein MKIPAAALLTVALIGSAPLTASAPISASAAVSAVTASTVTTKASNTIKVQNIDVKLIFDGVVMQPPAGQYVFMYNNTTYVPLRFMSYALQKSVSWDAKNLKVTVAEPSSSEMVVIKEYLMNVTNDSSFRAKNISLNNVNASYVFNGNNKALPKGQSSYLLNGSIYVPLRFLSESVGNSISWDQKTKTITANSKSYEENNANVNSNSNGSSPTASTAPTATADANGAGSGSAGTGSGKVSYESITSATEAKLNALESQSASTLMGTLGEYLSAKDDATRESIIAKGKQQISSFRASFNSIIADAEQKLNNNGYSTAIIQQYKDAFEASLQGGIAGAKSFMN
- a CDS encoding polysaccharide biosynthesis protein; translation: MTAKTRVLVLFLIDITIIWFSIVTSYLFRFTNHIPQEYVVQMIVFGVISTVAFGGSLVYFGLYRRMWQYASIGEIISVLKAIVVGAVISYSVAFFILPQRVPLSIEVRSVETILLLVGGVRFIWRVFRNDRISNKDTEIHTLIVGAGDCGILIAREMMGPSFAHTRLVGFIDDSSDKYHLTILGVPVLGNRYDIPRIVKEKEIHEIIIAMPSVSKTEISEIINLSKATGAKLKIIPALNDLIAGKISVKKLRDVSVEDLLGREPIVADMNSILGYVHNKTVLVTGAGGSIGSELCRQISPFAPDKLLILGHGENSIYTIEMELRKSFPYLNIVTIIADVQDRTRLMDIFQSHKPQVVFHAAAHKHVPLMERNPSEAIKNNVFGTRNVADCADKYGAERFVLISSDKAVNPTSVMGATKRIAEMYVQSLNVTSPTKFSAVRFGNVLGSRGSVIPAFKQQIAAGGPVTVTHPEMVRYFMTIPEAVQLVIQSGSFAKGGEVFVLDMGEPVKILTLAEDLITLSGYEPYKDIDITFSGIREGEKLYEELLTDEENLGSTQHDRIFIGRPNVISQSQMELEFKRLERVIAEDGEAIREVINQIVPMQPVIQAAIS
- a CDS encoding CpsD/CapB family tyrosine-protein kinase; this translates as MSQQPSKQRHLITVTNPRSPVSEAFRALRTNIDFSSVDERIQVIMVTSSGPEEGKSTVTANLAAAYAQADKKVLLIDGDLRKPTAHKTFSLSNRYGLSSLLSQQAELSEVIQESGVHNLSLMTSGPIPPNPAEMMASNRMSAVLQELRHLFDVILIDTPPLLAVTDAQIVASKSDGVIMVVSYGKVKRDIAIKAKAGLDRVGARMLGVVLNNVKRKASEGYYYYYYGN